A single region of the Silene latifolia isolate original U9 population chromosome 8, ASM4854445v1, whole genome shotgun sequence genome encodes:
- the LOC141594214 gene encoding uncharacterized protein LOC141594214, translating into MSNNPSKHQPLSPSYHESLDHLLFIPGVGHVAPDTYSGYGSLLDSDVDDNTEATSAFCAELNTIVPDSVIDDVPAYNEKVGIHVDEGRSGSLSPRTKKFNAFCSRSIERERKKEAENKGKVDFVPKEAVDDVDLSPTSKKFKKFCDKYLGKNK; encoded by the exons ATGTCAAATAATCCATCAAAACACCAACCACTTTCTCCCTCTTACCATGAATCTCTTGATCATCTACTATTTATCCCCGGTGTTGGGCATGTTGCACCTGATACCTACTCCGGTTATGGTTCACTTCTTGACTCTGATGTTGACGATAATACCGAGGCTACTTCTGCGTTTTGTGCTGAGTTAAACACCATTGTTCCTGATTCTGTTATTGACGATGTCCCTGCTTATAACGAGAAAGTTggtattcatgttgatgaaggtAGATCTGGGTCTTTGTCACCGCGTACTAAAAAGTTCAATGCTTTTTGTTCGAGATCCATAGAACGGGAGAGAAAAAAAGAGGCTGAAAATAAAG GTAAAGTTGATTTTGTCCCAAAGGAAGCCGTTGATGATGTTGATTTGTCACCAACATCAaagaaatttaagaaattttgTGATAAATACTTGGGGAAAAACAAGTAA